Proteins from one Heterodontus francisci isolate sHetFra1 chromosome 42, sHetFra1.hap1, whole genome shotgun sequence genomic window:
- the zfand4 gene encoding AN1-type zinc finger protein 4 isoform X2 has translation MEDPTRDMAEYMETSRDDIWDKIPSNKQVTFLVYREGDQLNFFRVVDRGDGTLTPLSESLSGGSVFNLYADEDDESEESPSGQQILENSITMNKMKLLKAKMENMNLSKKPKKIAKVKPRPPVAPRPTSSSVTAARHRLFRVLPHNGQSLNHSLCLPPVGDQHPTLSYHNVLSPNFASGVSLAPSSSNGFLLKDDENADLTPLLQRALPSPGMVLQGDLRNPRQQKMLPPLISQDFREAPTICTDFVTDCAAGGSRLKSPITEVSLSEQKRVPDDAASVLALSVDADRVEEASLLSEIGLNTSLCEQTKRETKSSERDAVEPSVIRPVFPNMLECVPMESGKSSLAELIPKKEKITSPVRYPEPMSHNSLIAVPTQRTPKTFDINSLRAPASQQLLHSAQDNGGFPSVSLSKAGRFRGLKVDSPGKKADIILKTEVTEMANKTAKEPVGSPKDIGILASLARSTSRDSVQSNCGASRQRTSGIALPASVQNFHEEIFRSIPSPDRVSNAFVSPLGLCATCRPTTIGRRIGTPTHHFPPVKAATQTKKKNTKHCFLCGKKTGLATSYECRCGNNFCATHRYAETHECTYDYKTVGRRYLQETNPVVSAPKLPKI, from the exons ATGGAAGATCCCACCAGGGATATGGCTGAATACATGGAGACTAGTCGAGATGACATCTGGGATAAGATTCCTTCCAACAAGCAAGTCACCTTTCTAGTGTATCGTGAAGGTGACCAGTTGAATTTCTTTCGAGTTGTAGATCGAGGGGATGGCACTTTAACACCACTGTCCGAGTCCCTGAG TGGAGGTTCAGTGTTCAACCTATatgcagatgaagatgatgaatcTGAGGAGTCTCCATCTGGGCAGCAGATACTAGAGAATTCAATCACTATGAACAAAATGAAACTTCTGAAAGCAAAGATGGAAAATATGAACCTTAGTAAAAAG CCCAAGAAGATCGCCAAGGTGAAGCCTAGGCCCCCTGTGGCACCCAGACCTACCAGCAGTTCGGTCACAGCAGCTCGTCACCGCCTTTTCCGGGTTCTCCCTCACAACGGGCAGTCTCTCAATCATTCACTGTGTCTACCTCCTGTTGGCGATCAGCATCCAACTCTTTCGTACCATAATGTACTGAGTCCCAATTTCGCTTCTGGTGTTAGCTTAGCTCCGTCGTCTTCTAATGGCTTCCTGCTGAAGGATGATGAGAACGCTGACTTGACCCCTTTGCTCCAGAGGGCTCTCCCGTCTCCAGGCATGGTTCTGCAGGGAGATTTGAGAAACCCACGGCAACAGAAGATGCTTCCGCCACTTATTTCTCAGGACTTCAGGGAAGCTCCGACTATTTGTACAGATTTTGTAACTGATTGCGCAGCAGGTGGCTCGCGACTAAAATCGCCCATTACAGAAGTGAGCCTCTCAGAGCAGAAGAGGGTACCCGATGATGCTGCAAGTGTCCTTGCTTTGTCTGTAGATGCTGATCGAGTGGAGGAAGCCAGCTTACTGAGTGAAATAGGACTTAACACATCACTATGTgaacagaccaagagagagaccaaGTCTTCAGAAAGGGATGCTGTGGAACCAAGTGTTATCAGACCAGTTTTTCCAAACATGCTGGAATGTGTTCCGATGGAATCTGGGAAATCTAGTCTTGCTGAGTTAATTCCGAAGAAGGAAAAAATTACATCACCTGTTCGATATCCCGAACCAATGTCTCATAATTCTTTGATTGCTGTCCCAACTCAAAGAACCCCAAAGACATTTGACATAAATAGCTTAAGAGCCCCTGCTTCACAACAGTTACTGCACTCAGCTCAGGATAATGGCGGTTTCCCCAGTGTTTCACTGTCAAAGGCGGGCAGGTTTCGAGGACTCAAAGTAGATTCTCCCGGAAAGAAAGCGGACATAATTTTGAAAACGGAGGTGACTGAGATGGCAAACAAAACAGCAAAGGAGCCTGTGGGCTCTCCGAAAGACATTGGAATCCTTGCTTCGCTGGCACGAAGCACATCCAGGGACAGCGTGCAAAGTAACTGTGGCGCAAGCAGACAGCGGACATCTGGTATTGCACTACCTGCTAGCGTTCAAAATTTTCATGAAGAGATTTTTAGAAGCATTCCTTCACCAGATCGAGTTTCAAATGCATTTGTT TCTCCCCTGGGACTTTGTGCGACCTGCAGACCCACTACAATAGGAAGACGAATAG GCACTCCTACGCACCATTTCCCACCAGTCAAGGCTGCAACccaaacaaaaaagaaaaataCCAAGCACTGCTTTCTTTGTGGGAAGAAAACTGGATTGGCTACTAGCTATGAGTGCAG GTGTGGGAACAACTTTTGTGCAACACATCGCTATGCCGAGACTCATGAATGCACGTACGACTACAAGACAGTGGGAAGGAGATACTTGCAGGAGACCAATCCTGTCGTTAGTGCACCAAAGCTTCCGAAAATCTGA
- the zfand4 gene encoding AN1-type zinc finger protein 4 isoform X1 — translation MENKKEPPFFNEDNSGPISYKLPFYETMELFIETLTGTCFELRVSPFETVISVKAKIQRLEGIPIVQQHLIWNNLELEDEYCLHDYNISEGCTLKLVLAMRGGPINTRRVPMEDPTRDMAEYMETSRDDIWDKIPSNKQVTFLVYREGDQLNFFRVVDRGDGTLTPLSESLSGGSVFNLYADEDDESEESPSGQQILENSITMNKMKLLKAKMENMNLSKKPKKIAKVKPRPPVAPRPTSSSVTAARHRLFRVLPHNGQSLNHSLCLPPVGDQHPTLSYHNVLSPNFASGVSLAPSSSNGFLLKDDENADLTPLLQRALPSPGMVLQGDLRNPRQQKMLPPLISQDFREAPTICTDFVTDCAAGGSRLKSPITEVSLSEQKRVPDDAASVLALSVDADRVEEASLLSEIGLNTSLCEQTKRETKSSERDAVEPSVIRPVFPNMLECVPMESGKSSLAELIPKKEKITSPVRYPEPMSHNSLIAVPTQRTPKTFDINSLRAPASQQLLHSAQDNGGFPSVSLSKAGRFRGLKVDSPGKKADIILKTEVTEMANKTAKEPVGSPKDIGILASLARSTSRDSVQSNCGASRQRTSGIALPASVQNFHEEIFRSIPSPDRVSNAFVSPLGLCATCRPTTIGRRIGTPTHHFPPVKAATQTKKKNTKHCFLCGKKTGLATSYECRCGNNFCATHRYAETHECTYDYKTVGRRYLQETNPVVSAPKLPKI, via the exons GTATTCCCATAGTACAGCAACATCTGATCTGGAACAACCTGGAACTGGAAGATGAATACTGTTTACACGACTACAA TATATCAGAAGGTTGTACTCTTAAACTGGTGCTCGCCATGAGAGGGGGACCTATAAATACCAGAAGGG TTCCAATGGAAGATCCCACCAGGGATATGGCTGAATACATGGAGACTAGTCGAGATGACATCTGGGATAAGATTCCTTCCAACAAGCAAGTCACCTTTCTAGTGTATCGTGAAGGTGACCAGTTGAATTTCTTTCGAGTTGTAGATCGAGGGGATGGCACTTTAACACCACTGTCCGAGTCCCTGAG TGGAGGTTCAGTGTTCAACCTATatgcagatgaagatgatgaatcTGAGGAGTCTCCATCTGGGCAGCAGATACTAGAGAATTCAATCACTATGAACAAAATGAAACTTCTGAAAGCAAAGATGGAAAATATGAACCTTAGTAAAAAG CCCAAGAAGATCGCCAAGGTGAAGCCTAGGCCCCCTGTGGCACCCAGACCTACCAGCAGTTCGGTCACAGCAGCTCGTCACCGCCTTTTCCGGGTTCTCCCTCACAACGGGCAGTCTCTCAATCATTCACTGTGTCTACCTCCTGTTGGCGATCAGCATCCAACTCTTTCGTACCATAATGTACTGAGTCCCAATTTCGCTTCTGGTGTTAGCTTAGCTCCGTCGTCTTCTAATGGCTTCCTGCTGAAGGATGATGAGAACGCTGACTTGACCCCTTTGCTCCAGAGGGCTCTCCCGTCTCCAGGCATGGTTCTGCAGGGAGATTTGAGAAACCCACGGCAACAGAAGATGCTTCCGCCACTTATTTCTCAGGACTTCAGGGAAGCTCCGACTATTTGTACAGATTTTGTAACTGATTGCGCAGCAGGTGGCTCGCGACTAAAATCGCCCATTACAGAAGTGAGCCTCTCAGAGCAGAAGAGGGTACCCGATGATGCTGCAAGTGTCCTTGCTTTGTCTGTAGATGCTGATCGAGTGGAGGAAGCCAGCTTACTGAGTGAAATAGGACTTAACACATCACTATGTgaacagaccaagagagagaccaaGTCTTCAGAAAGGGATGCTGTGGAACCAAGTGTTATCAGACCAGTTTTTCCAAACATGCTGGAATGTGTTCCGATGGAATCTGGGAAATCTAGTCTTGCTGAGTTAATTCCGAAGAAGGAAAAAATTACATCACCTGTTCGATATCCCGAACCAATGTCTCATAATTCTTTGATTGCTGTCCCAACTCAAAGAACCCCAAAGACATTTGACATAAATAGCTTAAGAGCCCCTGCTTCACAACAGTTACTGCACTCAGCTCAGGATAATGGCGGTTTCCCCAGTGTTTCACTGTCAAAGGCGGGCAGGTTTCGAGGACTCAAAGTAGATTCTCCCGGAAAGAAAGCGGACATAATTTTGAAAACGGAGGTGACTGAGATGGCAAACAAAACAGCAAAGGAGCCTGTGGGCTCTCCGAAAGACATTGGAATCCTTGCTTCGCTGGCACGAAGCACATCCAGGGACAGCGTGCAAAGTAACTGTGGCGCAAGCAGACAGCGGACATCTGGTATTGCACTACCTGCTAGCGTTCAAAATTTTCATGAAGAGATTTTTAGAAGCATTCCTTCACCAGATCGAGTTTCAAATGCATTTGTT TCTCCCCTGGGACTTTGTGCGACCTGCAGACCCACTACAATAGGAAGACGAATAG GCACTCCTACGCACCATTTCCCACCAGTCAAGGCTGCAACccaaacaaaaaagaaaaataCCAAGCACTGCTTTCTTTGTGGGAAGAAAACTGGATTGGCTACTAGCTATGAGTGCAG GTGTGGGAACAACTTTTGTGCAACACATCGCTATGCCGAGACTCATGAATGCACGTACGACTACAAGACAGTGGGAAGGAGATACTTGCAGGAGACCAATCCTGTCGTTAGTGCACCAAAGCTTCCGAAAATCTGA